Below is a genomic region from Gracilimonas sp..
GGCATAGAAGATGAGCCCTTCTGTCCTTTGCGGAATGCTTCTTCCGCTTCCCGAAGCTCACTGCGCTGCAGGTGGCGAACTTCCACGGCCATCTTTTCCATAGTAGAACCAATCAGTGCCAGCGTTGACAAATAATAGGCGTGTCGGTCACGCTGTAAGGTTTGGGTTGAAATTGGCGCCGGTTCCAACCCCAGTTTCTCGCAGGTATATTTTTCAACTTCAGGTGGTATGTTGGCAAAAGTTCCAACCGACCCGGATAATTTACCGAACTCAACATCGGCAGCCGCCTTTTTAAACCGTTCGAGATTTCTTTCCATCTCTGCATACCAAAGTGCACATTTCAGACCGAAAGTTGTTGGCTCAGCGTGGATACCGTGCGTGCGCCCCATCATTACGGTGTACTTATGCTTTTTTGCTTTTTCGGCTAGTACATCAACGATTCGCTCCAGGCCTTCCAGCAAGATAGCATTGGCCTTCTTCAGACGAACCCCCCAGGCGGTATCAACCACATCAGTTGAGGTTAATCCATAATGCACCCATTTCTTTTCATCGCCGAGCGTTTCGGATACCGCACGGGTAAAGGCAACCACGTCATGTCGGGTTTCGGCTTCAATCTCTTTAATACGGTCTACATCAAAAGAGGCGTTTTCGTAGAGTTTATCGACATCCTCCATCGGTATTTTACCGAGCTTGGCCCATGCCCAGCAAGCCGCTAATTCTACCTCCAGCCAGGCTTGAAATTGTTGTTCATCTGTCCAAAGGTCAGACATTTCCTTGCGGGAATAGCGAGCGATCATGCGATATTTTTTTTGAATTAAAAATTACCTGCTAAAGATAATGCTTTTCTTTTTCAGGATTAAAAAAGGATTCAACTAAAAAAGTGAAAGGGCTTTTCTCACCGATACAAACCATTAAAATCGCTTCCATAACTAAATACGTAATTACTTGCACTGCATGTTTTTAAATAATGTTTATGATGTATTATTATTAAAAAAATATGTTTGATTATTAATTTTGCCTAACTATTTTAACTAACGATTTAATTAATCATTTTAGCTTTCACTCACTCAACCTTAATTAAAAGACTTATAACATGAAGTTACGATATGGAATAATCTTAACCACACTCATGCTGCTTTTTGCGGATCCCGCTCTGGCAGTTTCGGAAGGTGCAAACGTAGCCAATGATGAAGTAGAAGTAGCCAATAATGATACTTTTCAGGCTTACGGAAATGAATACTCAACCATCGATGAATTCAAGGCATCAACGGATTACATCAAATTCATTATCGATAATCTTTGGATTTTGATTGCAGCATTTATGGTATTGATGATGCACCTGGGTTTTGCTACAGTAGAAAGCGGACTTACTCAGGCCAAGAATGCCGTTAATGTAATCTATAAGAATGTGTTCATCCTCACGGTAGGGATCATTCTTTATGCGTTCATTGGATTTCAAATAATGTACCCCGGCGACTTTAATGGTTTCTTCGGTTTTGGTGGGTTCGGCATTGGGTTTGATCCATCAGATCCTGTTGGTATGCTTACTCCGGCTTATGGACTGGATATGACTATCTGGACGGATTTCATCTTCCAGGCTATGTTTGCAGCAACTGCAGCTACTATTGTTTCAGGTTGCGTTACCGGCAGGATTAAGCTTCCCTCTTTTATGCTTTTTGGGGTACTGCTGCTCGCATTCTGCTATCCGGTAACGGGAAGCTGGCACTGGGGTGGCGGCTGGTTGTCCGAACTTGGATTCTATGACTTTGCCGGTTCTACCCTTGTTCATGCCGTAGGTGGTTTTGCAGGACTCGCTTGTGTACTTCTTTTAGGACCCCGTACAGGTAAATATGAAGGTGGAAAGATTCATGGTATCCCGGCTCACAATATTCCTTTAGCAACTATTGGTGTATTTCTGCTTTTCCTTGGCTGGTTTGGATTTAATGGTGGTTCTGTACTCAGTGCAGATCCCGAAACTGTTTCCTATGTATTCGTAACCACTGCTTTGGCAGCCTGTGCCGGTGCATTGGCTTCTATGATCACCACACAAATCACCATGAAGTCGCTGGATGCCCCTATGGCCCTGAATGGTATTTTGGCAGGATTGGTGGGAATTACCGCAGGCGCGGATGTTGTCTCGCTTACTGATGCTGTTTTAATCGGTGCCATTGCCGGTGTACTGGTAGTACTCGCCATCCTGATGTTTGACAAGTTAAGAATTGATGACCCTGTTGGTGCCATCTCCGTACACGGTGTTTGTGGTATTTGGGGAACTCTTGCTGTAGGAATTTTCTCTGCTGACTACAGCTTTGGAATCCAGTTGCTTGGAACATTATCTATTGCTGCATTTACCTTCATATTTTCTTTGATCGTATTCGGAGCTATAAAAGCTACCATTGGTGTCCGGGTTTCTAAAGAAGTTGAATCCGACGGACTCGATATTTCGGAGCATAAAAATCATGCTTATCCAGATTTCTCACCTGTTAAGACTTCAGAATTGGGAGCTTTTGCCGACTAAGGCGCAGGCTTGACCTAAATTTCATTTGATTCTCCTTACCCGGTTCGGTTAATCAGGCCGGGTAAGACAGAATCTAATTTCACTCAATTAACTCTCACTAACATATCTCTATTCACTTGATATGTCCCAACCATTGCTGTGTCCATAAATCACAGCAAATACACTCACTCACAAAACTTATTAGAAGAGGACTATTAACATGAAAACTTCAAACAAAATATCAACAATTCTTAAAGCACTTTCCCTTGGTTTTGTCATCATAATGCTATTCGGACTTACAGATCTGAACACGGTAAAAGCTCAGGAATTCAGTACCGGTGTAGATTTGTATAGCACTTATGTATGGCGTGGTGTTTCCTACTCAGGTCCATCTTTACAGCCGGCCGTAGAATTTAGCAGCGGTGGTTTTGCCATTGGTGCCTGGGGCTCACAAGGCTATGATGGCTTTCAGGAAATGGATCTTTATGCAGGTTACAGCTTCGACTTTGGGTTAAGCCTTGGTGTTACCGATTACTGGTACCCTGGAGCTGCAGGTTCTGGTCCGTGGTTAGATGGTGACAGTCATGCCTATGAACTCAACCTTGGATATAGCGTTGAAGATTTTTCCCTGTCAGGAAATTATATTTTTGCAGGTGAAGGCTCTGTAGGAAATGACATTTATTTTGAAGCCAGCTACTCATTTAATGAAGCCAGCATATTCCTTGGTGCCGGAGATGGGTGGCATAGCTCAGATACCGAATTCGCATTGGTCAACGTGGGCGTTAGCACCAGCAAGGATATCGTAATTACCGATACATTTACCATTCCATTAAGTGGTGCGGTGATCTTTAACCCGGATACAGAACAGCTCTATATTTTAGCTGGCCTATCATTCTAAGATAAACGAAAAAGCTACTTTTCTACTTAACAACTTAGCTAACTAAGGCCGGGTAATCAGGATCGATGCCCGGCTTTCTTTTTCACTGAACTGGAATTTTAAGGATTCTCCCCTTTTCAACTGTCTCATCAGGTTGCACCTTACTGATAATAGCTACATCCATAAACAGATATTGAAATTGTACTCATGACCAGGCATAGCGCTGCTTTCGCGTCTGACTTCAAAAAAGATGCTTCAACAAATTTTTTTTCAGGATATATGAATTCATTTTAGAAAGCGATAATATTAATTATACCGGTTGTTAACCTGTAATAATTGAACAATCATATTCATATTAACATGAAACTTCTACGTAGGCTCAGCATCATACTCACCCTCCTTATTATATCAAATCCTGTACTTGCACAGAATAATTCTTCTGCCGTTGACGAAATAAGAGGAAATGCTGCTGAAGCAAGAGAAAACGTTAAAAAGGCAAAAACAGCATATACAGAATATTTAAAAAACCCGGACAGAAACCGATCTAAACTTAATGAAGCTCAGAAATATATTAGCAACGGCTATTGGTCCGCTATTGGATATTCATACATTGGAGGAGATAATGATGTTAAAAGCTACCTTTTACACGGTGCCATACAGCGAGCTGTGGCCCGGGAATTTATGAAAAAAGATCTTATCACTCCGGGTGGATACAATCGTAATGCGGCCAATAAAGAACAAGTGACCTCATCTTTCCTGCATGTCTACTATAATGCATATGAAAAGTCCAAAACGGCAACCCAACAGGATCAAATTACCCGGGACTTAGATGCTGCTGTTCTTTTATTATCTGAATTATCTAACCTGTATGTGGAAAATCAGGATTATGTTCCTGCCTTTTATGTAAATCGTCAACTTTTGGATCATGCCGAGAAAATGATGAAGATAATTCCGGAAAATCATCCGAATTACTTGGTGAACAAAAAATACCTGGAAGAAAGAACCATATTAATGGGATTTATTGCACTGAATATTAAAAATGCTGAGCGTATCACGGAGCTGCGGGCAGAATCGTTTCTCGAGAGAAATCCGGTACCAGAGGCCTATGAGTTCTACATTCGCAGAAGTACTACCTACGCCGACTCAATTGTTCAGGTAGCATATACTAGGTTTCCTGATAATCATATGATCATGGGGGCCATATTGAATTATTTTACCCGAACTCAACAATATGAAGCTGGTCTTCAAATGTTTGAACCTAGAGTGTTGACCGAGAATGTTCCAACCATATATCTTAATACCCTGGGGCGGTATCATACCGAACTAGTTTCAAAATATTTCGCAATCAATAATCCTCAAAAGGCCGGTTCACATAAGGAATCGGCGATCAGCTACTTTAGTAGAACACTGAAAGAAAATCCGGACGAATTTGATGCAAATGCGAATATGGGAATTTTATATTATCAAATGGCTTATCATTTTGGCCAGCAGCTACAACAACTCAACCAAGTTGAAACCGATACAACCGCACAAAAAGAATGGGACCGGTTGACGGGCTTGATAAACGAGCATTTGGGGTACGGTTACCCCTATTTAGTCCGGGCTGAGAAAGTGAACCCCAACGACGAAATTGTTCTCTCTGCCTTAGTGACGATATTTAGACAACGCAACGATATCACTACGGCAGAGTATTTAGAGAAGAGGATTGCCTATCTGCAAAATGGCGGTAAATTCATTGAATCCTACTTTAAAAAGAACGGGTAATCGTCATCCTTCTCATCGCAACACTCAATAAATTTTTTACTGAACCGGAATTTTAAGGATTCTCCCCTTTTCAACCGTCTCATCAAGCTTAACCTGATTAATTATCGCTACATCTAGCGGCTCTATATCCATTGGTAAATCTGCGGGTAAAAACTCTGCAAACGGTGCGGTTCGGGATGCGGGCCTGAGATTAATTCTAACAGGATCAATAC
It encodes:
- the purB gene encoding adenylosuccinate lyase encodes the protein MIARYSRKEMSDLWTDEQQFQAWLEVELAACWAWAKLGKIPMEDVDKLYENASFDVDRIKEIEAETRHDVVAFTRAVSETLGDEKKWVHYGLTSTDVVDTAWGVRLKKANAILLEGLERIVDVLAEKAKKHKYTVMMGRTHGIHAEPTTFGLKCALWYAEMERNLERFKKAAADVEFGKLSGSVGTFANIPPEVEKYTCEKLGLEPAPISTQTLQRDRHAYYLSTLALIGSTMEKMAVEVRHLQRSELREAEEAFRKGQKGSSSMPHKRNPISSENISGCARVLRGYMVTAYENIPLWHERDISHSSAERIILPDATTLLDYMLNRFAGVIENLVVFEDNMESNIWKTQGLVFSQRLLHKLIDKGMPREKAYDTVQPLAMKSWEEQTLFKPIVEADENVTEALSQDEINEAFDLNHHTRNVDVIFERVGLK
- a CDS encoding TorF family putative porin is translated as MKTSNKISTILKALSLGFVIIMLFGLTDLNTVKAQEFSTGVDLYSTYVWRGVSYSGPSLQPAVEFSSGGFAIGAWGSQGYDGFQEMDLYAGYSFDFGLSLGVTDYWYPGAAGSGPWLDGDSHAYELNLGYSVEDFSLSGNYIFAGEGSVGNDIYFEASYSFNEASIFLGAGDGWHSSDTEFALVNVGVSTSKDIVITDTFTIPLSGAVIFNPDTEQLYILAGLSF
- a CDS encoding ammonium transporter gives rise to the protein MKLRYGIILTTLMLLFADPALAVSEGANVANDEVEVANNDTFQAYGNEYSTIDEFKASTDYIKFIIDNLWILIAAFMVLMMHLGFATVESGLTQAKNAVNVIYKNVFILTVGIILYAFIGFQIMYPGDFNGFFGFGGFGIGFDPSDPVGMLTPAYGLDMTIWTDFIFQAMFAATAATIVSGCVTGRIKLPSFMLFGVLLLAFCYPVTGSWHWGGGWLSELGFYDFAGSTLVHAVGGFAGLACVLLLGPRTGKYEGGKIHGIPAHNIPLATIGVFLLFLGWFGFNGGSVLSADPETVSYVFVTTALAACAGALASMITTQITMKSLDAPMALNGILAGLVGITAGADVVSLTDAVLIGAIAGVLVVLAILMFDKLRIDDPVGAISVHGVCGIWGTLAVGIFSADYSFGIQLLGTLSIAAFTFIFSLIVFGAIKATIGVRVSKEVESDGLDISEHKNHAYPDFSPVKTSELGAFAD